A portion of the Tiliqua scincoides isolate rTilSci1 chromosome 3, rTilSci1.hap2, whole genome shotgun sequence genome contains these proteins:
- the DKK1 gene encoding dickkopf-related protein 1, producing MRLPLCAEGSRRHWLAVALAALGLWGWAGAVASAALSANLLHSNAIKNLPPGVAAAPAGSPVSEAPRIPALHDGVGHRHQAPDSYQPHACTGDEDCNTEEFCSAAGRGGSPRGQVCLPCRRRRKRCLRDTMCCRGNYCNNGMCVPLEHDHLHPGEMEETVIENFDHGTLDPHPKRTTSSSQLHHLKGQEGAMCLRSSDCASGLCCARHFWSKICKPVLKEGQVCTKHRKKGSHGLEIFQRCYCGEGLACRLQKDHTISNSSRLHTCQRH from the exons ATGCGGCTGCCGCTCTGCGCGGAGGGCTCCCGCCGACACTGGCTGGCGGTGGCGCTGGCCGCGCTGGGCTTGTGGGGCTGGGCAGGCGCGGTGGCGAGCGCCGCTCTCAGCGCCAACTTGCTGCACTCGAACGCCATCAAGAACCTGCCGCCTGGCGTCGCTGCGGCGCCCGCGGGCTCCCCGGTCAGCGAGGCGCCCCGGATCCCCGCGCTGCACGACGGCGTCGGCCACAGGCACCAAGCGCCCGACTCCTACCAG CCTCATGCCTGCACCGGAGATGAGGACTGCAACACCGAAGAGTTCTGCTCTGCCGCGGGCCGTGGGGGCAGCCCGCGGGGTCAAGTCTGCCTCCCCTGCCGCAGGCGTCGCAAGCGCTGCCTCCGAGACACCATGTGCTGCCGGGGCAATTACTGCAACAACG GAATGTGTGTACCATTGGAACACGATCACTTGCATCCGGGGGAGATGGAAGAGACAGTCATTGAGAACTTTGACCATGGCACCTTGGACCCTCACCCCAAAAGGACCACATCTTCATCCCAGTTGCATCATTTGAAAG GCCAAGAAGGCGCTATGTGTCTTCGGTCCTCGGATTGTGCCTCAGGGCTGTGCTGTGCTCGTCACTTCTGGTCCAAGATATGCAAACCTGTTCTTAAAGAAGGCCAAGTCTGCACAAAACACCGTAAGAAAGGTTCTCATGGATTAGAGATCTTCCAACGATGTTACTGTGGGGAGGGCTTGGCTTGTCGGCTACAAAAAGACCACACAATCAGCAACTCTTCAAGACTACATACTTGTCAGAGACACTAG